The genomic window GTGAGAAGGTCTCGTCAGGGATTTACATCTACCGGATGAAAGTTGGAGCGCGTTCGTTCATTAAAAGGATGATCATATCGAAATGACATCGCTTGGATTTTTATAATAACGGTTACATTCTCAGGGGATGGTTCACAATCATGGTAACACTTTCGTAGGGCGGCACTTTATGTGCCGCCGTCTTCGGCGGGGGGTAAACCCCCGCCCTACGAGAAAAGTGTTACCATAATTCCCGAGGGATATGAACCATCCCCATTCTCAGACGATAAAGAGGGATATCATGTGTAATCGAGTGTTTTTCATCTTCACTTTGGTTTTCATAGCGGCGTGTTCCACTCCTCAAGGGAAATCACCGATAGTCATTAATGAAGAATTACTAACCATAAAGGTTCCGGACGATTATCGGACAATCACAGAAGCTATCTCAGCGGTTAAAGCACCGTGTAATATCTATGTAAAGCCTGGCGTATATAACGAGTCGATCTCGCTGAAATCAGGCATAACGCTTATAGGTTTAGGCAAAGATAGGAGTGAAACTATAATTCAGCCCAAAGGAAATTCGGCTGTGATAAAGGTTTCCTCAGCGAAAAATGTTCAGATTGGTAATTTAACCATTAATGTTCGTGCGCGGGCTAACTTTGGCATCCAAGTAAAAGATTCATCAGTCGTCATATACAATTGCATCATAGAAAATGCTATTGGTGGTACAGGTCTCGCAGCTCTTAATTCAGAAGTCAACATGCAAGATAGTTATATTAAAGTATGCGGTGCAGGCTTGAAATTTCGTACGACCTCAGTCTTGGTGAAAAACAATAGGATTAGAGCATGCGATATCGGCTTATACTTTCATGCAACCTCAGGCA from Candidatus Poribacteria bacterium includes these protein-coding regions:
- a CDS encoding right-handed parallel beta-helix repeat-containing protein: MCNRVFFIFTLVFIAACSTPQGKSPIVINEELLTIKVPDDYRTITEAISAVKAPCNIYVKPGVYNESISLKSGITLIGLGKDRSETIIQPKGNSAVIKVSSAKNVQIGNLTINVRARANFGIQVKDSSVVIYNCIIENAIGGTGLAALNSEVNMQDSYIKVCGAGLKFRTTSVLVKNNRIRACDIGLYFHATSGIVEDNEITMNNYVTIEDFDPRRVLVFRNNRIDRSGVLSIKGTSTTKFRNNYIGAHNMSMIIDPTAQPDFGTKDDLGKNTILCLINGWRDENPIYMVGNYWGSRYGPLPRKISKGLRSFLIVQPCLAAPPSGSKQMMFFRGYNNNR